The following coding sequences lie in one Cloeon dipterum chromosome 1, ieCloDipt1.1, whole genome shotgun sequence genomic window:
- the loco gene encoding regulator of G-protein signaling loco isoform X5, which yields MHQVRRRKRRSSQGVITTPLLRNMRCVDVNRGAYGFGFTISGQKPCLLSCIVAGSPAEIAGLQPGHALMAVNGRNVDRLPHDTVVRLIGSSCGRLRLHVSPHWHEQSSSSDSDGETAVRNPVRLSPRSAAPPAELRAVVGYLGTIELPRHLTPGSRLAVIRSCVRRMRSERRVHTVVALSVRRRHSVVLSDASGGTIAEFGAERVAFCGACADDRRFFGLVTNSEVGSACHVFMIDPSLHPHLAHLQRAAAFRVACTPNGVGCAEFPSHADPILRAIASLTAAASPPPPPPRSNASSCPSSNSDSGIGFRDEDSLQDRLTVRAMPDPPVEQMRKLSPKVYGNVAHSLEDLPAASPALPSGDDESMTSIDHWGSLQDLARLDQGRQRRRRKHPTHHQHPMQPPSQPPQSQSPPPTLDDESDCEQPFKKWCSGGSYLGFLHRVTHDEEDDKPPPPKMLPPLTPLWGASGRYIVDNESHKESSEAKGALGAHGRNHSDVGEVDPSKPNCFDSFEKLLDDPNGMHAFSEFLKKEFSHENIYFWVACEKYRRLKDHAARKALAKNIFQKHLCSGAPEPVNVDSQARQATKDGLEEAKENLFVATQKQIFNLMKFDSYPRFLKSDSYKDSSEHFNLDPDLILHAKDEPNPGKVCIESIFASARAINFPMQLKKSQSDAEDRRRKSLLPWGRKNSGQSRSKSRDRGEEKGHDDSSSIRSELTSSRSSLASSDLALIQRNTSSRQSVSLGDVSQSGELCRVILPDGATTVISTVRGDTVKQLIARLLEKRGLQYSTFEIYASGQSNSVNLSDESSVLSGKEVRVEQRVVFRLDLPSKKTLGVRAKASKTLAEVLKPILNKHNLKLENAIVTLICDTTPLDVNKPITFVENERLQVCISGNSAGQAKGNKSTLDEITNRVFEELLQGKPTESAQGSDQGSVKESKSKKGAVPRFIDVHDNTLRVPGLRVNPKGQSESEELYEGLKRAQRGRLEDQRGTDINFELPDFLKDKENSPRWLQKGRLSEGDCLPLMSTEGIDLSSGLLPTVEQAEAYFGSRMPPLSPPIRHPMDPPPLPPKPKTYPKHVSKWAPSTSSDDDRNSTTIV from the exons ATGCATCAAGTGCGAAGGCGGAAGCGGCGTTCGTCGCAAGGTGTCATTACGACTCCTTTACTTCGGAACATGCGTTGCGTTGACGTGAATCGCGGCGCATATGGCTTTGGCTTCACGATCTCGGGGCAAAAGCCGTGCCTGCTCAGCTGCATAGTTGCTGGCAGTCCAGCGGAGATCGCAGGGCTGCAACCTGGGCATGCACTCATGGCCGTCAACGGCCGAAATGTTGATCGACTTCCGCACGACACCGTGGTTCGTCTGATCGGCTCAAGTTGCGGCCGCCTGCG TCTGCACGTTTCACCGCACTGGCATGAGCAATCCAGCAGCAGCGACTCGGATGGAGAGACAGCTGTGAGAAATCCTGTGCGACTGTCACCACGAAGTGCTGCACCTCCTGCAGAACTTAGAGCTGTCGTTGGTTACCTCGGCACTATTGAGCTTCCTAGACACCTTACACCTGGCTCGAG GCTTGCAGTAATTCGGAGCTGCGTCCGTCGGATGCGTTCAGAACGCAGGGTGCACACAGTAGTAGCCTTGTCAGTTCGCCGTCGACACTCTGTGGTTCTCAGTGATGCGAGTGGTGGCACCATCGCTGAATTTGGTGCTGAACGAGTTGCCTTTTGCGGCGCTTGTGCAGACGACAGACGTTTTTTCGGTCTTGTGACTAATTCTGAGGTCGGCTCCGCGTGCCATGTGTTCATGATTGACCCCTCGTTGCACCCTCACCTCGCGCATTTGCAGCGAGCCGCCGCGTTTCGAGTGGCGTGCACTCCTAATGGGGTCGGCTGTGCTGAATTTCCATCGCACGCCGACCCCATCCTGAGGGCCATCGCATCCCTCACTGCGGCTGCTTCACCTCCGCCCCCTCCTCCACGCAGTAATGCCAGCAGTTGTCCGTCAAGTAATTCGGACTCTGGCATAGGTTTCCGCGATGAAGACTCTCTGCAGGACAGACTCACAGTGCGGGCGATGCCTGACCCGCCTGTTGAACAAATGCGAAAACTAAGTCCCAAG gTTTATGGTAACGTTGCGCATAGTCTGGAAGACTTGCCTGCGGCTAGTCCTGCTCTGCCATCAGGTGATGACGAGTCAATGACCTCAATAGACCACTGGGGCAGTCTGCAGGACTTGGCTAGACTTGATCAGGgacggcagcggcggcgtcggAAGCATCCCACGCACCACCAACACCCCATGCAACCCCCTAGCCAACCGCCTCAGAGCCAGTCGCCGCCACCAACGCTGGACGACGAGTCGGAC TGCGAACAACCTTTCAAAAAGTGGTGCAGTGGCGGCTCGTACCTGGGATTTTTACACCGTGTCACGCACGACGAGGAAGACGacaagccgccgccgcctaaAATGCTGCCTCCACTAACCCCCCTTTGGGGCGCGAGCGGTAGATACATTGTGGACAATGAG AGCCACAAGGAGAGCTCAGAGGCCAAAGGAGCTCTGGGGGCCCACGGCAGGAACCACAGCGATGTTGGCGAAGTCGACCCATCCAAACCGAACTGCTTTGACTCTTTCGAGAAATTGCTTGATGACCCCAATGGGATGCACGCCTTCTCG GAGTTTCTAAAGAAAGAATTCAGCCACGAGAACATCTACTTTTGGGTGGCATGTGAAAAGTACCGCCGGTTAAAGGATCACGCGGCGCGGAAAGCCTTGGCCAAGAACATTTTTCAGAAGCACCTTTGCTCTGGTGCCCCTGAACCAGTCAATGTCGACTCTCAGGCTAGGCAAGCGACGAAAGATGGGCTGGAGGAAGCCAAAGAAAACCTATTTGTCGCCACTCAAAAGCAAATCTTCAACCTGATGAAATTTGACAGTTATCCTCGGTTCCTTAAGTCAGATTCCTACAAGGACTCGTCAGAGCATTTCAATCTAGACCCTGATCTCATTTTGCACGCTAAGGATGAGCCAAACCCTGGAAAAGTATGCATTGAGTCAATTTTTGCTTCCGCGCGAGCTATAAATTTCCCCATGCAGCTAAAGAAGAGCCAAAGTGACGCGGAAGACAGGAGGCGGAAATCTCTCTTACCCTGGGGGCGAAAAAACTCGGGACAGTCAAGGTCCAAATCGAGGGACAGAGGTGAGGAAAAAGGGCACGACGACTCTAGCTCAATTAGGTCAGAGCTGACCAGCAGCAGATCGTCTCTGGCCTCATCGGACCTGGCTCTGATCCAACGAAACACAAGCAGCAGACAA TCGGTTTCGCTGGGCGACGTCAGCCAATCTGGCGAACTCTGCAGAGTAATTCTTCCTGATGGTGCCACAACAGTAATTTCAACTGTCCGCGGAGACACAGTCAAGCAACTCATAGCTCGGCTGTTAGAAAAAAGGGGTCTGCAATACagcacatttgaaatttacgcCTCTGGACAGTCAAAC agCGTCAATTTGTCGGACGAAAGCAGTGTGCTCAGCGGGAAAGAAGTGCGTGTTGAGCAACGAGTAGTTTTTAGACTTGATCTCCCAAGCAAGAAAACCCTAGGTGTCAGAGCAAAGGCCTCAAAAACATTGGCGGAAGTTTTAAAGCCCATTCTGAACaagcacaatttaaaattggagaaTGCCATTGTAACACTG ATTTGCGATACAACCCCGCTTGATGTGAACAAGCCAATCACTTTTGTCGAAAATGAGAGATTGCAAGTTTGCATTAGCGGCAACTCGG CAGGCCAAGCAAAAGGAAACAAATCTACATTGGACGAAATCACAAACAGGGTTTTTGAGGAACTACTGCAGGGCAAACCCACTGAGAGTGCTCAAGGCTCCGACCAAGGTTCTGTAAAG GAgtccaaaagcaaaaaaggagCTGTGCCAAGGTTCATTGACGTGCATGACAATACTCTAAGAGTGCCTGGACTAAGAGTGAACCCTAAAGGTCAGTCTGAAAGTGAAG AGCTTTACGAAGGTCTGAAAAGAGCACAGCGCGGCCGTTTAGAAGACCAGCGAGGCACTGATATTAACTTTGAACTTCCTGACTTCTTGAAG GATAAAGAAAACTCGCCAAGGTGGCTCCAAAAAGGACGCCTCTCTGAAGGGGACTGCCTGCCATTGATGTCAACAGAGGGAATCGATCTGTCTTCAGGGTTGTTGCCAACGGTGGAACAGGCTGAGGCTTACTTTGGCAGCAGAATGCCACCTCTGTCGCCTCCCATTCGACATCCTATGGACCCACCACCTTTACCTCCCAAGCCGAAAACATACCCAAAGCATGTTTCCAAGTGGGCACCATCTACGTCCTCTGACGATGATAGAAATTCCACAACAATAGTGTGA
- the loco gene encoding regulator of G-protein signaling loco isoform X2 — protein sequence MHQVRRRKRRSSQGVITTPLLRNMRCVDVNRGAYGFGFTISGQKPCLLSCIVAGSPAEIAGLQPGHALMAVNGRNVDRLPHDTVVRLIGSSCGRLRLHVSPHWHEQSSSSDSDGETAVRNPVRLSPRSAAPPAELRAVVGYLGTIELPRHLTPGSRLAVIRSCVRRMRSERRVHTVVALSVRRRHSVVLSDASGGTIAEFGAERVAFCGACADDRRFFGLVTNSEVGSACHVFMIDPSLHPHLAHLQRAAAFRVACTPNGVGCAEFPSHADPILRAIASLTAAASPPPPPPRSNASSCPSSNSDSGIGFRDEDSLQDRLTVRAMPDPPVEQMRKLSPKVYGNVAHSLEDLPAASPALPSGDDESMTSIDHWGSLQDLARLDQGRQRRRRKHPTHHQHPMQPPSQPPQSQSPPPTLDDESDCEQPFKKWCSGGSYLGFLHRVTHDEEDDKPPPPKMLPPLTPLWGASGRYIVDNESHKESSEAKGALGAHGRNHSDVGEVDPSKPNCFDSFEKLLDDPNGMHAFSEFLKKEFSHENIYFWVACEKYRRLKDHAARKALAKNIFQKHLCSGAPEPVNVDSQARQATKDGLEEAKENLFVATQKQIFNLMKFDSYPRFLKSDSYKDSSEHFNLDPDLILHAKDEPNPGKVCIESIFASARAINFPMQLKKSQSDAEDRRRKSLLPWGRKNSGQSRSKSRDRGEEKGHDDSSSIRSELTSSRSSLASSDLALIQRNTSSRQSVSLGDVSQSGELCRVILPDGATTVISTVRGDTVKQLIARLLEKRGLQYSTFEIYASGQSNSVNLSDESSVLSGKEVRVEQRVVFRLDLPSKKTLGVRAKASKTLAEVLKPILNKHNLKLENAIVTLICDTTPLDVNKPITFVENERLQVCISGNSGQAKGNKSTLDEITNRVFEELLQGKPTESAQGSDQGSVKSEDWSSDHGSGIFGRFLRRDSAFTDKTRESKSKKGAVPRFIDVHDNTLRVPGLRVNPKGQSESEELYEGLKRAQRGRLEDQRGTDINFELPDFLKDKENSPRWLQKGRLSEGDCLPLMSTEGIDLSSGLLPTVEQAEAYFGSRMPPLSPPIRHPMDPPPLPPKPKTYPKHVSKWAPSTSSDDDRNSTTIV from the exons ATGCATCAAGTGCGAAGGCGGAAGCGGCGTTCGTCGCAAGGTGTCATTACGACTCCTTTACTTCGGAACATGCGTTGCGTTGACGTGAATCGCGGCGCATATGGCTTTGGCTTCACGATCTCGGGGCAAAAGCCGTGCCTGCTCAGCTGCATAGTTGCTGGCAGTCCAGCGGAGATCGCAGGGCTGCAACCTGGGCATGCACTCATGGCCGTCAACGGCCGAAATGTTGATCGACTTCCGCACGACACCGTGGTTCGTCTGATCGGCTCAAGTTGCGGCCGCCTGCG TCTGCACGTTTCACCGCACTGGCATGAGCAATCCAGCAGCAGCGACTCGGATGGAGAGACAGCTGTGAGAAATCCTGTGCGACTGTCACCACGAAGTGCTGCACCTCCTGCAGAACTTAGAGCTGTCGTTGGTTACCTCGGCACTATTGAGCTTCCTAGACACCTTACACCTGGCTCGAG GCTTGCAGTAATTCGGAGCTGCGTCCGTCGGATGCGTTCAGAACGCAGGGTGCACACAGTAGTAGCCTTGTCAGTTCGCCGTCGACACTCTGTGGTTCTCAGTGATGCGAGTGGTGGCACCATCGCTGAATTTGGTGCTGAACGAGTTGCCTTTTGCGGCGCTTGTGCAGACGACAGACGTTTTTTCGGTCTTGTGACTAATTCTGAGGTCGGCTCCGCGTGCCATGTGTTCATGATTGACCCCTCGTTGCACCCTCACCTCGCGCATTTGCAGCGAGCCGCCGCGTTTCGAGTGGCGTGCACTCCTAATGGGGTCGGCTGTGCTGAATTTCCATCGCACGCCGACCCCATCCTGAGGGCCATCGCATCCCTCACTGCGGCTGCTTCACCTCCGCCCCCTCCTCCACGCAGTAATGCCAGCAGTTGTCCGTCAAGTAATTCGGACTCTGGCATAGGTTTCCGCGATGAAGACTCTCTGCAGGACAGACTCACAGTGCGGGCGATGCCTGACCCGCCTGTTGAACAAATGCGAAAACTAAGTCCCAAG gTTTATGGTAACGTTGCGCATAGTCTGGAAGACTTGCCTGCGGCTAGTCCTGCTCTGCCATCAGGTGATGACGAGTCAATGACCTCAATAGACCACTGGGGCAGTCTGCAGGACTTGGCTAGACTTGATCAGGgacggcagcggcggcgtcggAAGCATCCCACGCACCACCAACACCCCATGCAACCCCCTAGCCAACCGCCTCAGAGCCAGTCGCCGCCACCAACGCTGGACGACGAGTCGGAC TGCGAACAACCTTTCAAAAAGTGGTGCAGTGGCGGCTCGTACCTGGGATTTTTACACCGTGTCACGCACGACGAGGAAGACGacaagccgccgccgcctaaAATGCTGCCTCCACTAACCCCCCTTTGGGGCGCGAGCGGTAGATACATTGTGGACAATGAG AGCCACAAGGAGAGCTCAGAGGCCAAAGGAGCTCTGGGGGCCCACGGCAGGAACCACAGCGATGTTGGCGAAGTCGACCCATCCAAACCGAACTGCTTTGACTCTTTCGAGAAATTGCTTGATGACCCCAATGGGATGCACGCCTTCTCG GAGTTTCTAAAGAAAGAATTCAGCCACGAGAACATCTACTTTTGGGTGGCATGTGAAAAGTACCGCCGGTTAAAGGATCACGCGGCGCGGAAAGCCTTGGCCAAGAACATTTTTCAGAAGCACCTTTGCTCTGGTGCCCCTGAACCAGTCAATGTCGACTCTCAGGCTAGGCAAGCGACGAAAGATGGGCTGGAGGAAGCCAAAGAAAACCTATTTGTCGCCACTCAAAAGCAAATCTTCAACCTGATGAAATTTGACAGTTATCCTCGGTTCCTTAAGTCAGATTCCTACAAGGACTCGTCAGAGCATTTCAATCTAGACCCTGATCTCATTTTGCACGCTAAGGATGAGCCAAACCCTGGAAAAGTATGCATTGAGTCAATTTTTGCTTCCGCGCGAGCTATAAATTTCCCCATGCAGCTAAAGAAGAGCCAAAGTGACGCGGAAGACAGGAGGCGGAAATCTCTCTTACCCTGGGGGCGAAAAAACTCGGGACAGTCAAGGTCCAAATCGAGGGACAGAGGTGAGGAAAAAGGGCACGACGACTCTAGCTCAATTAGGTCAGAGCTGACCAGCAGCAGATCGTCTCTGGCCTCATCGGACCTGGCTCTGATCCAACGAAACACAAGCAGCAGACAA TCGGTTTCGCTGGGCGACGTCAGCCAATCTGGCGAACTCTGCAGAGTAATTCTTCCTGATGGTGCCACAACAGTAATTTCAACTGTCCGCGGAGACACAGTCAAGCAACTCATAGCTCGGCTGTTAGAAAAAAGGGGTCTGCAATACagcacatttgaaatttacgcCTCTGGACAGTCAAAC agCGTCAATTTGTCGGACGAAAGCAGTGTGCTCAGCGGGAAAGAAGTGCGTGTTGAGCAACGAGTAGTTTTTAGACTTGATCTCCCAAGCAAGAAAACCCTAGGTGTCAGAGCAAAGGCCTCAAAAACATTGGCGGAAGTTTTAAAGCCCATTCTGAACaagcacaatttaaaattggagaaTGCCATTGTAACACTG ATTTGCGATACAACCCCGCTTGATGTGAACAAGCCAATCACTTTTGTCGAAAATGAGAGATTGCAAGTTTGCATTAGCGGCAACTCGG GCCAAGCAAAAGGAAACAAATCTACATTGGACGAAATCACAAACAGGGTTTTTGAGGAACTACTGCAGGGCAAACCCACTGAGAGTGCTCAAGGCTCCGACCAAGGTTCTGTAAAG TCTGAGGACTGGAGTTCTGACCACGGCTCAGGAATATTTGGACGATTTCTGAGGAGAGACTCTGCATTCACGGACAAAACCAGG GAgtccaaaagcaaaaaaggagCTGTGCCAAGGTTCATTGACGTGCATGACAATACTCTAAGAGTGCCTGGACTAAGAGTGAACCCTAAAGGTCAGTCTGAAAGTGAAG AGCTTTACGAAGGTCTGAAAAGAGCACAGCGCGGCCGTTTAGAAGACCAGCGAGGCACTGATATTAACTTTGAACTTCCTGACTTCTTGAAG GATAAAGAAAACTCGCCAAGGTGGCTCCAAAAAGGACGCCTCTCTGAAGGGGACTGCCTGCCATTGATGTCAACAGAGGGAATCGATCTGTCTTCAGGGTTGTTGCCAACGGTGGAACAGGCTGAGGCTTACTTTGGCAGCAGAATGCCACCTCTGTCGCCTCCCATTCGACATCCTATGGACCCACCACCTTTACCTCCCAAGCCGAAAACATACCCAAAGCATGTTTCCAAGTGGGCACCATCTACGTCCTCTGACGATGATAGAAATTCCACAACAATAGTGTGA
- the loco gene encoding regulator of G-protein signaling loco isoform X1 yields the protein MHQVRRRKRRSSQGVITTPLLRNMRCVDVNRGAYGFGFTISGQKPCLLSCIVAGSPAEIAGLQPGHALMAVNGRNVDRLPHDTVVRLIGSSCGRLRLHVSPHWHEQSSSSDSDGETAVRNPVRLSPRSAAPPAELRAVVGYLGTIELPRHLTPGSRLAVIRSCVRRMRSERRVHTVVALSVRRRHSVVLSDASGGTIAEFGAERVAFCGACADDRRFFGLVTNSEVGSACHVFMIDPSLHPHLAHLQRAAAFRVACTPNGVGCAEFPSHADPILRAIASLTAAASPPPPPPRSNASSCPSSNSDSGIGFRDEDSLQDRLTVRAMPDPPVEQMRKLSPKVYGNVAHSLEDLPAASPALPSGDDESMTSIDHWGSLQDLARLDQGRQRRRRKHPTHHQHPMQPPSQPPQSQSPPPTLDDESDCEQPFKKWCSGGSYLGFLHRVTHDEEDDKPPPPKMLPPLTPLWGASGRYIVDNESHKESSEAKGALGAHGRNHSDVGEVDPSKPNCFDSFEKLLDDPNGMHAFSEFLKKEFSHENIYFWVACEKYRRLKDHAARKALAKNIFQKHLCSGAPEPVNVDSQARQATKDGLEEAKENLFVATQKQIFNLMKFDSYPRFLKSDSYKDSSEHFNLDPDLILHAKDEPNPGKVCIESIFASARAINFPMQLKKSQSDAEDRRRKSLLPWGRKNSGQSRSKSRDRGEEKGHDDSSSIRSELTSSRSSLASSDLALIQRNTSSRQSVSLGDVSQSGELCRVILPDGATTVISTVRGDTVKQLIARLLEKRGLQYSTFEIYASGQSNSVNLSDESSVLSGKEVRVEQRVVFRLDLPSKKTLGVRAKASKTLAEVLKPILNKHNLKLENAIVTLICDTTPLDVNKPITFVENERLQVCISGNSAGQAKGNKSTLDEITNRVFEELLQGKPTESAQGSDQGSVKSEDWSSDHGSGIFGRFLRRDSAFTDKTRESKSKKGAVPRFIDVHDNTLRVPGLRVNPKGQSESEELYEGLKRAQRGRLEDQRGTDINFELPDFLKDKENSPRWLQKGRLSEGDCLPLMSTEGIDLSSGLLPTVEQAEAYFGSRMPPLSPPIRHPMDPPPLPPKPKTYPKHVSKWAPSTSSDDDRNSTTIV from the exons ATGCATCAAGTGCGAAGGCGGAAGCGGCGTTCGTCGCAAGGTGTCATTACGACTCCTTTACTTCGGAACATGCGTTGCGTTGACGTGAATCGCGGCGCATATGGCTTTGGCTTCACGATCTCGGGGCAAAAGCCGTGCCTGCTCAGCTGCATAGTTGCTGGCAGTCCAGCGGAGATCGCAGGGCTGCAACCTGGGCATGCACTCATGGCCGTCAACGGCCGAAATGTTGATCGACTTCCGCACGACACCGTGGTTCGTCTGATCGGCTCAAGTTGCGGCCGCCTGCG TCTGCACGTTTCACCGCACTGGCATGAGCAATCCAGCAGCAGCGACTCGGATGGAGAGACAGCTGTGAGAAATCCTGTGCGACTGTCACCACGAAGTGCTGCACCTCCTGCAGAACTTAGAGCTGTCGTTGGTTACCTCGGCACTATTGAGCTTCCTAGACACCTTACACCTGGCTCGAG GCTTGCAGTAATTCGGAGCTGCGTCCGTCGGATGCGTTCAGAACGCAGGGTGCACACAGTAGTAGCCTTGTCAGTTCGCCGTCGACACTCTGTGGTTCTCAGTGATGCGAGTGGTGGCACCATCGCTGAATTTGGTGCTGAACGAGTTGCCTTTTGCGGCGCTTGTGCAGACGACAGACGTTTTTTCGGTCTTGTGACTAATTCTGAGGTCGGCTCCGCGTGCCATGTGTTCATGATTGACCCCTCGTTGCACCCTCACCTCGCGCATTTGCAGCGAGCCGCCGCGTTTCGAGTGGCGTGCACTCCTAATGGGGTCGGCTGTGCTGAATTTCCATCGCACGCCGACCCCATCCTGAGGGCCATCGCATCCCTCACTGCGGCTGCTTCACCTCCGCCCCCTCCTCCACGCAGTAATGCCAGCAGTTGTCCGTCAAGTAATTCGGACTCTGGCATAGGTTTCCGCGATGAAGACTCTCTGCAGGACAGACTCACAGTGCGGGCGATGCCTGACCCGCCTGTTGAACAAATGCGAAAACTAAGTCCCAAG gTTTATGGTAACGTTGCGCATAGTCTGGAAGACTTGCCTGCGGCTAGTCCTGCTCTGCCATCAGGTGATGACGAGTCAATGACCTCAATAGACCACTGGGGCAGTCTGCAGGACTTGGCTAGACTTGATCAGGgacggcagcggcggcgtcggAAGCATCCCACGCACCACCAACACCCCATGCAACCCCCTAGCCAACCGCCTCAGAGCCAGTCGCCGCCACCAACGCTGGACGACGAGTCGGAC TGCGAACAACCTTTCAAAAAGTGGTGCAGTGGCGGCTCGTACCTGGGATTTTTACACCGTGTCACGCACGACGAGGAAGACGacaagccgccgccgcctaaAATGCTGCCTCCACTAACCCCCCTTTGGGGCGCGAGCGGTAGATACATTGTGGACAATGAG AGCCACAAGGAGAGCTCAGAGGCCAAAGGAGCTCTGGGGGCCCACGGCAGGAACCACAGCGATGTTGGCGAAGTCGACCCATCCAAACCGAACTGCTTTGACTCTTTCGAGAAATTGCTTGATGACCCCAATGGGATGCACGCCTTCTCG GAGTTTCTAAAGAAAGAATTCAGCCACGAGAACATCTACTTTTGGGTGGCATGTGAAAAGTACCGCCGGTTAAAGGATCACGCGGCGCGGAAAGCCTTGGCCAAGAACATTTTTCAGAAGCACCTTTGCTCTGGTGCCCCTGAACCAGTCAATGTCGACTCTCAGGCTAGGCAAGCGACGAAAGATGGGCTGGAGGAAGCCAAAGAAAACCTATTTGTCGCCACTCAAAAGCAAATCTTCAACCTGATGAAATTTGACAGTTATCCTCGGTTCCTTAAGTCAGATTCCTACAAGGACTCGTCAGAGCATTTCAATCTAGACCCTGATCTCATTTTGCACGCTAAGGATGAGCCAAACCCTGGAAAAGTATGCATTGAGTCAATTTTTGCTTCCGCGCGAGCTATAAATTTCCCCATGCAGCTAAAGAAGAGCCAAAGTGACGCGGAAGACAGGAGGCGGAAATCTCTCTTACCCTGGGGGCGAAAAAACTCGGGACAGTCAAGGTCCAAATCGAGGGACAGAGGTGAGGAAAAAGGGCACGACGACTCTAGCTCAATTAGGTCAGAGCTGACCAGCAGCAGATCGTCTCTGGCCTCATCGGACCTGGCTCTGATCCAACGAAACACAAGCAGCAGACAA TCGGTTTCGCTGGGCGACGTCAGCCAATCTGGCGAACTCTGCAGAGTAATTCTTCCTGATGGTGCCACAACAGTAATTTCAACTGTCCGCGGAGACACAGTCAAGCAACTCATAGCTCGGCTGTTAGAAAAAAGGGGTCTGCAATACagcacatttgaaatttacgcCTCTGGACAGTCAAAC agCGTCAATTTGTCGGACGAAAGCAGTGTGCTCAGCGGGAAAGAAGTGCGTGTTGAGCAACGAGTAGTTTTTAGACTTGATCTCCCAAGCAAGAAAACCCTAGGTGTCAGAGCAAAGGCCTCAAAAACATTGGCGGAAGTTTTAAAGCCCATTCTGAACaagcacaatttaaaattggagaaTGCCATTGTAACACTG ATTTGCGATACAACCCCGCTTGATGTGAACAAGCCAATCACTTTTGTCGAAAATGAGAGATTGCAAGTTTGCATTAGCGGCAACTCGG CAGGCCAAGCAAAAGGAAACAAATCTACATTGGACGAAATCACAAACAGGGTTTTTGAGGAACTACTGCAGGGCAAACCCACTGAGAGTGCTCAAGGCTCCGACCAAGGTTCTGTAAAG TCTGAGGACTGGAGTTCTGACCACGGCTCAGGAATATTTGGACGATTTCTGAGGAGAGACTCTGCATTCACGGACAAAACCAGG GAgtccaaaagcaaaaaaggagCTGTGCCAAGGTTCATTGACGTGCATGACAATACTCTAAGAGTGCCTGGACTAAGAGTGAACCCTAAAGGTCAGTCTGAAAGTGAAG AGCTTTACGAAGGTCTGAAAAGAGCACAGCGCGGCCGTTTAGAAGACCAGCGAGGCACTGATATTAACTTTGAACTTCCTGACTTCTTGAAG GATAAAGAAAACTCGCCAAGGTGGCTCCAAAAAGGACGCCTCTCTGAAGGGGACTGCCTGCCATTGATGTCAACAGAGGGAATCGATCTGTCTTCAGGGTTGTTGCCAACGGTGGAACAGGCTGAGGCTTACTTTGGCAGCAGAATGCCACCTCTGTCGCCTCCCATTCGACATCCTATGGACCCACCACCTTTACCTCCCAAGCCGAAAACATACCCAAAGCATGTTTCCAAGTGGGCACCATCTACGTCCTCTGACGATGATAGAAATTCCACAACAATAGTGTGA